One genomic segment of Deltaproteobacteria bacterium includes these proteins:
- a CDS encoding nucleotide sugar dehydrogenase, with translation MAVNSVAVVGLGYVGLPLAIAFGREIKAIGFDISEDRIASYRKAVDPAAEVDREDFEQSLHLSFTNDPAAIKEADMVIVAVPTPITANKQPDLRHIVSASEIVGKNLKHGAIVVYESTVYPGVTEDICCPVLEKASGLKCGEGFRLGYSPERINPGDREHSLDKIIKVVAAQDQDTLEEVASAYELIVDAGVYRAESIKVAEAAKVIENTQRDLNIALMNELAIIFNRLGIDTQSVLEAACTKWNFLSFTPGLVGGHCIGVDPYYLTYCAQQVGYHPEVILAGRRINDSMGSYIAQRTVKELIHARIRVEGARVVILGLTFKENCSDIRNTRVIDIIHELREYGIEPLVHDPLADPQEAGLAYGIRLLKDLPANVDAVILAVAHKTYEEAGASVIKDMLTPDRGVVIDVKDLYHPDDFNENAIRYWRL, from the coding sequence ATGGCGGTAAATTCAGTAGCAGTAGTTGGATTGGGTTACGTCGGGCTCCCGCTGGCAATAGCCTTTGGCAGGGAAATAAAGGCCATCGGCTTTGATATATCCGAGGACAGAATAGCCAGTTACAGAAAAGCCGTTGACCCTGCCGCAGAAGTCGACCGCGAAGACTTCGAGCAGTCATTGCATCTCAGCTTCACAAACGATCCTGCCGCCATAAAAGAAGCAGACATGGTCATTGTAGCCGTACCCACTCCGATTACTGCCAACAAGCAGCCTGATCTCAGGCACATTGTCTCTGCTTCGGAAATTGTCGGGAAAAACCTTAAACACGGAGCTATTGTGGTATACGAGTCAACAGTATATCCAGGTGTGACCGAGGACATATGTTGCCCTGTCCTTGAAAAGGCCTCCGGACTCAAATGTGGCGAAGGATTCAGGCTTGGCTACTCTCCTGAGCGTATAAATCCCGGAGACAGGGAACACTCTCTGGACAAGATAATAAAAGTTGTGGCGGCCCAAGACCAGGATACGCTGGAAGAGGTGGCAAGCGCATATGAACTTATAGTGGATGCAGGGGTATACAGGGCGGAGAGCATAAAAGTGGCTGAAGCAGCCAAGGTCATAGAAAACACGCAGCGGGACCTCAACATCGCGCTTATGAACGAACTGGCCATTATTTTCAATCGTCTGGGTATTGATACGCAATCAGTGCTGGAGGCCGCCTGCACAAAGTGGAATTTTCTCTCTTTTACACCCGGGCTGGTAGGCGGCCATTGCATCGGGGTTGATCCCTACTACCTTACCTATTGTGCCCAGCAAGTAGGATACCATCCCGAAGTCATTCTGGCCGGGCGTCGCATCAACGATTCAATGGGCTCATACATTGCACAGAGGACGGTCAAGGAACTCATCCATGCCAGGATACGGGTGGAGGGGGCCAGGGTCGTAATACTCGGGCTTACATTCAAGGAAAATTGTTCTGATATAAGAAATACCAGGGTGATAGATATTATCCACGAACTCAGGGAGTACGGAATTGAACCCCTGGTACATGATCCCCTGGCCGATCCGCAGGAAGCCGGACTCGCATACGGCATTCGTTTACTGAAGGACCTGCCTGCTAATGTTGACGCAGTGATACTTGCAGTAGCCCACAAGACCTACGAAGAAGCAGGGGCTTCAGTAATAAAAGACATGCTTACTCCTGACAGGGGCGTGGTAATAGACGTAAAGGATTTATATCACCCCGACGATTTTAACGAGAATGCCATCAGGTACTGGAGACTGTGA
- a CDS encoding DNA recombination protein RmuC, translating to MTYLLCILCGLAVGGLVAWLLASARVARSLTTRIEDLAQRANTAEGLASGLEATIVELRAQNQKAAEDLAKLREELAGENSARVKAETQLAETRQRLEEEKKLLEDAKAKLTDTFKALAGDTLNTSTTAFLNLAKETLDKVLADARGDIGKRQEAIQGLVKPVAESLAKFEEHVRAIEKDRQEAYSGLTEQLKGLSTSQQQLQKETANLVTALRKPQVRGRWGEMTLRRVVELAGMSGHCDFTEQMTASAEDGRLRPDLVVRLPAGREIVVDAKVSLEAYLDAVAAESEDDRKTALARHAAQVRSHMNALSNKQYWTQFTKAPEFVVMFIPGESFFGAAVDADHSLIEDGLEKHVVLATPTTLIALLRAVAYGWRQEQIAKNAQEISDLGKQIYERMRTMTEHIADIGKGLEKANAAYNSAVGSMEARVLPAARRFKDLGSATGNDITALSPIETTPRTLTAPEVKEDKE from the coding sequence ATGACTTACCTCCTCTGCATATTGTGTGGTTTGGCGGTGGGCGGCCTCGTAGCCTGGCTGCTTGCGTCTGCCCGGGTTGCAAGATCCTTGACCACCAGGATTGAGGACCTTGCGCAACGGGCGAACACAGCCGAAGGCCTGGCTTCTGGCTTGGAAGCGACCATCGTAGAACTGCGTGCGCAAAACCAGAAGGCTGCCGAGGATCTTGCGAAGCTCAGAGAAGAGCTGGCCGGCGAGAACAGCGCGCGTGTAAAGGCCGAGACCCAACTGGCGGAGACCAGGCAACGCCTGGAAGAGGAGAAGAAGCTCCTTGAAGATGCGAAGGCCAAGCTCACGGACACCTTCAAGGCCCTCGCCGGTGACACACTCAACACCAGTACGACGGCATTTTTAAATCTGGCCAAGGAAACGCTGGACAAGGTGCTGGCTGACGCACGCGGCGACATAGGTAAGCGCCAGGAGGCAATTCAAGGTCTGGTCAAACCCGTCGCGGAGTCGCTTGCGAAGTTTGAGGAGCATGTCCGCGCAATTGAGAAGGATAGACAGGAGGCTTATTCGGGCTTGACAGAGCAGCTGAAAGGCCTGTCCACAAGCCAGCAGCAACTGCAGAAGGAAACCGCGAATCTGGTTACGGCATTGCGAAAGCCGCAGGTGCGGGGACGGTGGGGGGAGATGACCTTACGCCGGGTCGTGGAACTGGCGGGGATGTCCGGGCACTGCGATTTCACCGAACAGATGACCGCCTCCGCCGAAGATGGCCGCCTCCGCCCCGATCTTGTCGTGCGGTTGCCCGCCGGGCGCGAAATCGTCGTGGACGCCAAGGTCTCCCTGGAGGCATATCTTGATGCGGTGGCTGCGGAGTCGGAAGATGACCGTAAAACGGCCCTCGCGCGACATGCAGCGCAGGTCCGCAGTCACATGAATGCTTTGTCAAACAAACAGTACTGGACGCAGTTCACCAAGGCCCCTGAATTTGTCGTCATGTTCATTCCCGGCGAGTCATTCTTCGGCGCGGCGGTTGATGCGGATCACAGCCTCATCGAGGACGGCCTCGAAAAACACGTGGTGCTGGCTACCCCAACAACGCTGATCGCCCTGCTTCGCGCTGTGGCTTACGGCTGGCGGCAGGAGCAGATCGCCAAGAATGCCCAGGAGATCAGTGACCTCGGCAAGCAGATCTATGAACGCATGAGAACCATGACCGAGCACATTGCGGACATCGGCAAAGGCCTGGAGAAGGCCAACGCCGCTTACAACAGCGCTGTCGGCTCGATGGAAGCCAGGGTTTTACCCGCGGCACGGAGGTTCAAGGACCTGGGCTCCGCGACCGGCAATGACATCACTGCCCTGTCGCCTATCGAGACCACACCGCGCACCCTGACGGCACCGGAGGTGAAGGAGGACAAGGAATGA
- a CDS encoding AMMECR1 domain-containing protein → MGNEKLTGPERRLLLKMARQAIESELAGLPFSLPRVTNPNLLEHRGAFVTLHKHGQLRGCIGTFSADRPLYEIVGDMAISAAFQDQRFRPLRPSEFEEIDLEISALTPLRPITDINEIKTGSHGIYIIREPFHGVLLPQVATKNGWDRLTFLDQTYMKAGLAPGCWKDPKTQVNIFSAEIFSEKSEGLLS, encoded by the coding sequence ATGGGAAATGAGAAGCTCACCGGCCCTGAGAGGCGACTGTTACTCAAAATGGCAAGGCAGGCCATAGAGTCGGAATTGGCAGGCCTTCCTTTCAGCCTTCCCAGGGTGACAAATCCAAATCTCCTCGAACACAGAGGGGCATTTGTGACACTTCACAAGCACGGCCAACTCAGGGGTTGCATAGGGACCTTTTCGGCAGATAGACCCCTGTATGAGATAGTCGGCGACATGGCCATATCAGCAGCTTTTCAAGATCAGAGATTCCGCCCGCTCCGCCCCTCGGAATTTGAGGAGATAGACTTGGAGATCTCCGCGCTCACTCCGTTGAGACCGATAACTGATATTAACGAAATCAAGACAGGTTCCCACGGAATATATATCATTCGGGAACCATTCCACGGTGTGCTCTTACCTCAGGTAGCTACAAAAAATGGATGGGACAGGCTTACATTTCTGGATCAGACCTACATGAAGGCGGGTCTGGCCCCTGGTTGCTGGAAAGATCCAAAAACACAGGTCAACATCTTCAGTGCCGAGATCTTCAGTGAGAAGTCTGAAGGTCTGCTGTCCTAA
- a CDS encoding threonine--tRNA ligase, which yields MPETDTDTITVIFNGRDTVQVASGTPASGLLASMLSRNSAKKVILVRIDGELKDISTPLTRDCRTEPVFPGDDDTLEVLRHTAAHIMAQAVKELFPDVQIAIGPAIENGFYYDFDYQRPFTPEDLEKIEARMEEIVKRSQDITRQDISIDDARKRFEKLGEKYKIEILNELGNQGEKEVSIYSQGEFVDLCRGPHLPHTGHLKAFKLTGLAGAYWKGDETQPMLQRIYGTAFFDKKSLKEYLNRLEEAKKRDHRRLGRDLDLFSVNEEIGPGLILWHPKGGIVRKIIEDFWRDEHFRRGYDMLFSPHIARRDLWKTSGHLDFYSENMYLPMEIDDVSYQLRPMNCPFHIAIYNSRIRSYRELPMRWCELGTVYRYERTGTLHGLMRVRGFTQDDGHIFCRPDQLGKEIHEILDLTLYVLRVFGFDRYEIYLSTRPDKYVGSDENWERATDALGQALEAQGLTYEIDPGEGVFYGPKIDIKIKDCLDRSWQCSTIQVDFNLPERFDMRYIGDDGRPHTPIMVHRALLGSLERFFGVLIEHHAGAFPLWLAPFQAIVVTVTDRQDQWAESVAERLRAAGVRTKTDFRNEKLGKKIREAQLEKIPYMLIVGDQEVRDMTVSPRTRKGQKLAAMSVDDFVAMVKKECRRVFKGSCRGERLI from the coding sequence ATGCCAGAGACTGATACAGATACTATCACTGTAATCTTTAATGGTCGGGACACGGTACAGGTTGCAAGCGGGACTCCTGCTTCGGGGCTTTTGGCCAGCATGCTCAGCAGGAATAGTGCAAAAAAGGTGATCCTTGTCCGGATCGACGGGGAATTAAAGGATATCTCCACGCCCCTTACGCGTGACTGCAGAACGGAGCCTGTATTCCCAGGTGATGATGATACCCTTGAGGTATTGAGGCATACTGCCGCACATATTATGGCCCAGGCCGTAAAGGAACTTTTCCCGGATGTACAGATAGCTATAGGTCCGGCAATAGAAAACGGGTTCTACTATGATTTTGATTACCAGAGACCCTTTACCCCTGAAGACCTTGAAAAGATAGAGGCCAGGATGGAGGAGATCGTAAAGAGGTCTCAAGACATAACAAGACAGGATATATCCATAGATGATGCAAGGAAACGTTTTGAGAAACTTGGAGAAAAATACAAAATCGAGATCCTGAATGAACTGGGTAACCAGGGAGAGAAAGAGGTCTCAATATACAGCCAGGGAGAATTCGTAGATTTGTGCAGGGGACCGCATCTCCCTCATACGGGTCATTTGAAGGCCTTTAAGCTGACAGGTCTTGCAGGGGCATACTGGAAGGGGGATGAGACCCAGCCGATGCTTCAGCGCATATACGGCACGGCATTTTTTGATAAAAAATCTCTGAAAGAATACCTGAATCGCCTTGAAGAGGCCAAGAAAAGGGATCACCGGCGCCTGGGCAGGGATCTGGATCTCTTTTCCGTAAATGAAGAGATAGGACCCGGGCTTATCCTATGGCATCCCAAGGGGGGCATTGTCCGCAAGATCATTGAGGACTTCTGGCGCGATGAGCATTTCCGGAGGGGTTACGACATGCTCTTTTCTCCCCATATTGCCCGCAGGGACCTCTGGAAGACCAGCGGCCATTTGGATTTCTACAGCGAGAACATGTATCTCCCCATGGAGATTGACGATGTCAGCTATCAGTTAAGGCCGATGAACTGCCCCTTTCACATAGCGATCTATAACTCCAGGATACGCAGTTACAGGGAACTTCCCATGCGCTGGTGCGAACTGGGTACTGTTTATCGCTATGAGAGGACAGGCACCTTGCACGGACTCATGAGGGTCAGGGGATTTACCCAGGATGATGGCCACATCTTTTGCAGGCCCGACCAGCTCGGCAAGGAAATACACGAAATCCTGGACTTGACCCTGTATGTCCTGAGGGTATTTGGTTTTGACCGGTATGAGATATATCTCTCCACCCGTCCTGACAAGTATGTAGGTTCGGATGAAAATTGGGAGCGTGCAACCGATGCACTCGGGCAGGCCCTTGAGGCGCAGGGACTGACCTATGAAATAGACCCCGGAGAAGGGGTATTTTACGGCCCCAAGATCGATATCAAGATCAAGGATTGTCTGGATCGCTCATGGCAGTGTTCAACCATCCAGGTTGACTTCAACCTGCCTGAGAGATTTGATATGCGCTATATAGGGGATGACGGCCGGCCCCATACGCCGATCATGGTACACAGGGCCCTGCTTGGTTCTCTGGAACGGTTCTTCGGTGTGCTGATCGAGCATCATGCCGGTGCCTTTCCCCTGTGGCTGGCCCCTTTTCAGGCCATTGTCGTGACTGTAACTGACAGACAGGATCAGTGGGCGGAATCGGTTGCTGAAAGACTCAGGGCCGCCGGTGTCAGGACAAAAACAGACTTCAGGAACGAAAAACTGGGCAAAAAAATCCGGGAGGCCCAGCTTGAAAAGATCCCATATATGTTGATAGTTGGCGATCAAGAAGTAAGGGACATGACAGTCAGCCCCCGTACCAGAAAGGGGCAGAAACTGGCAGCCATGTCCGTTGATGACTTTGTCGCCATGGTGAAGAAAGAGTGCCGGAGAGTCTTTAAAGGATCTTGCCGTGGTGAGCGGCTAATTTAG
- a CDS encoding ATPase, producing MDKGRHTRRDRLVREKRHDTYRESGKWTEPTMCTECNALFLDGRWSWKKPPVDSNRTVCPACERIADNYPAGYIEIKGPFFKQHREELLNLIRNEEKQEKGEHPMERIMSVVDEEKYILITTTGVHIARRIGDALARAYRGDLDFQYGDAEKSIRVYWSR from the coding sequence ATGGACAAAGGCAGACATACAAGAAGGGACAGGCTGGTCAGGGAAAAACGGCACGATACTTACAGGGAATCGGGTAAATGGACAGAGCCGACAATGTGTACTGAATGCAATGCCCTTTTCCTGGACGGGCGGTGGTCCTGGAAAAAACCTCCTGTTGATTCCAACAGGACAGTCTGTCCGGCATGCGAGCGCATTGCCGATAACTATCCGGCAGGCTACATAGAAATAAAAGGACCTTTCTTCAAGCAGCACCGCGAAGAACTCTTAAATCTTATTCGCAATGAGGAAAAGCAGGAGAAGGGAGAGCATCCAATGGAAAGGATCATGTCCGTTGTTGATGAAGAAAAATATATCCTTATAACGACAACAGGTGTCCATATAGCCCGCAGAATTGGGGATGCCCTCGCAAGGGCCTATCGTGGTGATCTTGATTTTCAATACGGTGATGCAGAAAAAAGTATAAGGGTCTATTGGAGTCGATAA
- a CDS encoding IS200/IS605 family transposase: MSKEYRKGPHTIYDIQYHFVWVTKYRYHVLKGEVAFRTREIIRQTCEARNITILNGHVSRDHVHLHVSCPPELAPSKIVQYVKGRSSRLIQQEFPHLRKRYWGRHLWARGYFCATVGNVTEKMIAAYIASQEKASPKEAFTIAND; this comes from the coding sequence ATAAGCAAAGAATATCGCAAGGGGCCTCACACGATCTATGATATCCAGTATCATTTCGTATGGGTTACGAAATATCGTTATCATGTTTTGAAAGGAGAAGTGGCTTTTAGAACCAGGGAGATAATCCGTCAGACTTGTGAGGCCCGCAATATTACAATTCTTAATGGTCATGTTAGCAGGGATCATGTTCATCTGCATGTTTCATGTCCTCCAGAACTTGCTCCGAGCAAGATAGTTCAATATGTGAAAGGACGAAGTTCTCGACTGATTCAGCAAGAATTTCCGCATTTGCGTAAGAGATATTGGGGAAGGCATCTTTGGGCTCGCGGCTATTTTTGTGCAACAGTTGGGAATGTTACAGAAAAAATGATAGCCGCTTATATTGCAAGCCAAGAAAAGGCGAGCCCTAAAGAGGCCTTCACTATTGCTAATGACTAA
- a CDS encoding hybrid sensor histidine kinase/response regulator — protein sequence MSYIPKVLIVDDEPRMCNSLKTLLNDHGYEAKTAYSGKEAIERLAEDSFDLALVDIVMPDMSGHEIMDHINSEYPATLVIVMTGHATLESAVKSLRRWAYDYLRKPFDFEQLLRRVKNALDQNILKKQHELLNGKLELTERQYRFLVNASPDIIYTLNPEGEFTFVNGAIESLLGYKGSELVGKHYTSIVFEDDIDKAKNHFNERRTGRRATHGLELRLKPKYNGNQPRSFEARHLAIELKSMGIYDRAVGQKDKEFYGTYGVARDITDRERLKAQLLQAQKMEAIGTLAGGIAHDFNNLLMGIEGRTSLMALDIDSDHPHAKHLKAIEDMVKKGATLTRQLLGFARRGKYEVKPTDLNDLVEKCSEMFGRTKKEIRIYKKYQEEIWMVEADQSQIEQVLLNLYVNAWQAMPDGGNLYIKTENVTLDETDIKPFRAGPGNYVKLSVTDTGVGMDEETQRRIFDPFFTTKEMHRGQDWDLLLFTALSRIMAA from the coding sequence ATGTCTTATATACCAAAGGTCTTAATCGTTGATGATGAACCCCGCATGTGCAACAGCCTGAAGACCTTACTAAACGACCATGGATATGAGGCGAAAACTGCGTACAGCGGGAAAGAGGCAATAGAGCGCCTGGCCGAGGACAGTTTTGATCTGGCCCTCGTGGATATTGTCATGCCGGATATGAGCGGTCACGAGATTATGGACCATATTAACAGTGAATACCCGGCGACGTTGGTCATCGTTATGACCGGGCACGCTACTTTAGAGTCGGCAGTAAAATCCTTGAGGAGGTGGGCCTACGATTATCTCAGGAAGCCCTTTGATTTTGAGCAACTCTTAAGGAGGGTAAAAAATGCCCTTGATCAAAATATATTGAAAAAACAACATGAGCTTCTCAACGGGAAACTCGAGTTAACAGAAAGGCAATACCGGTTTTTGGTCAATGCCTCCCCGGATATCATTTATACCTTGAATCCTGAGGGGGAATTTACATTTGTAAATGGCGCTATCGAGTCGCTGCTTGGTTATAAGGGCTCCGAGCTGGTTGGCAAACACTATACATCTATTGTTTTTGAAGACGATATAGATAAAGCCAAAAACCATTTCAACGAGAGGAGGACCGGGAGACGTGCAACTCATGGTCTGGAATTGAGGCTGAAACCTAAATATAACGGGAACCAACCAAGGTCCTTTGAAGCCAGACACTTGGCCATCGAATTAAAGTCCATGGGAATCTATGACAGGGCAGTTGGACAGAAAGACAAAGAGTTTTACGGAACCTATGGGGTGGCCAGAGACATAACCGATCGCGAGCGCCTTAAGGCCCAATTGCTGCAGGCCCAGAAGATGGAGGCGATAGGGACCCTTGCAGGCGGCATTGCTCATGACTTTAACAACCTGCTCATGGGAATCGAGGGACGGACCTCTTTGATGGCCCTGGATATCGATTCAGATCATCCTCATGCCAAACATCTCAAAGCTATTGAGGATATGGTTAAAAAGGGAGCGACTCTTACCAGGCAACTTCTGGGTTTTGCCAGGAGGGGCAAATACGAGGTAAAGCCCACAGACCTGAACGACCTTGTAGAGAAATGCTCTGAAATGTTCGGTCGTACCAAGAAAGAGATAAGAATATACAAAAAATACCAGGAAGAGATCTGGATGGTAGAAGCGGACCAATCACAAATAGAACAGGTGCTGCTGAACCTTTATGTAAATGCCTGGCAGGCCATGCCGGACGGTGGAAACCTGTATATCAAAACCGAAAATGTCACACTCGATGAAACGGATATCAAACCTTTTAGGGCAGGGCCTGGTAATTACGTAAAGTTGAGCGTGACTGACACCGGCGTTGGCATGGACGAAGAGACCCAGCGGCGCATATTCGATCCGTTCTTTACCACCAAGGAGATGCACAGGGGACAGGACTGGGACTTGCTTCTGTTTACGGCATTATCAAGAATCATGGCGGCATGA
- a CDS encoding zinc chelation protein SecC: MKKPGRNEPCPCGSGKKYKKCCLNNPAMAGTFIYTDLDMLSNKVNELIKDGRLAEAEDTCRILMKKYPDQIDGLHRYAEVYEAVGEKQKAAKYYRKAANFAQQSGGFGEETIDLFLRQARLLAGTSEE; this comes from the coding sequence ATGAAAAAACCCGGTAGAAATGAACCATGCCCCTGCGGCAGCGGGAAAAAGTATAAGAAATGCTGCCTGAACAATCCCGCCATGGCGGGAACCTTTATATATACTGATCTGGATATGTTATCCAACAAAGTTAATGAACTTATCAAGGATGGAAGGCTGGCAGAAGCAGAGGATACGTGCCGAATACTCATGAAGAAATATCCGGACCAGATTGACGGCTTGCACAGATATGCCGAAGTCTATGAGGCCGTGGGGGAGAAACAAAAGGCTGCAAAGTATTATAGGAAGGCAGCTAACTTTGCGCAACAGAGTGGCGGATTTGGAGAGGAGACTATTGATTTATTCTTGAGGCAGGCTCGACTGCTTGCCGGAACGTCCGAAGAATAG
- a CDS encoding DUF4236 domain-containing protein: MGFRFWRRIKIAPGVTLNLSKSGGSLSFGPRGARFTVGRGKRAMMGIPGTGLFYTTTLPRGNSGGKRNAFSVTPTAPSVRAEDRPTRVSSSGSSRRTTRKLWWTVAVSWCW, encoded by the coding sequence ATGGGCTTTCGTTTTTGGAGAAGAATCAAGATCGCACCAGGAGTGACCCTGAACCTGAGCAAGTCGGGCGGCTCTCTCTCGTTCGGACCACGAGGTGCGAGGTTCACTGTTGGCCGCGGGAAACGCGCTATGATGGGTATTCCGGGAACGGGGCTCTTTTACACCACGACTCTTCCAAGAGGGAACTCAGGTGGCAAGAGAAACGCGTTTTCAGTTACGCCAACAGCCCCTTCAGTCCGCGCAGAAGACCGCCCGACCCGGGTTTCTTCAAGCGGCTCGTCACGCCGGACGACGAGGAAGCTATGGTGGACGGTTGCCGTGAGTTGGTGCTGGTGA